The genome window CTTCCACTTTCACCACCAGCTTCAAACCAGCCTCATCGACAAGCTTCTGCAATGCAAGACGGACGAATTGCTTTTCGCTATATCCGAGCGTCTTGGCCAATTGCGCCGCTCGCGTCAAACTCACCGCCTTGCGCCCCTTTTCGATATCGCACAAGTGCGAGCGCGACATCCCGAGCTGTCTGGCAAACTCCGCTTGTGTCAGTCCTTCCCCAGCTCGAATGGCTTCCACGAGGCTTCCAAACGTGAGCGGACGACCGGCAAGATCTTCCAGAAACCGAGTCGCGGATGATTTGCCAGTTTTACGCCTAGTAGTCATGTTTGTTCACCTCCTCGACGCTGACAAAATCAATCATGCCATTTGCGCGAATTTCGTAAATGGCGCGGTATGCTTTGCTGAGACGAATCGACCGCTGCCCTTTGCGTTGTCCGCGGAGTGGCTCGTCGTGGAATCCGGGGATCTTGCGGACTTCCTCGAGACCATCGTGCTCGACGGCTTCCACCCACGCCGCAAGCTTGAGTGCCACGTGGTCCGGGACCTTTCGGAGCTGCTTTTGCGCAAGCTTCGAGATGACGACCAGCCGAATCACCCCAGCACTGTACTCCGAACAGGTGAACACGACAAGCAAGGGTCATACGTCCATCGTTGACGCGATCGAATAAAACCATCCAAACCCCTCCCCACGTTTTACCTTCCAAACCCTCCCGCGAGCTTCCCCTCCGCCCCGTCCCCCGCGTGAGCTGGCCACCGTGCGGCTCGAGGTTCATCTGGGCGCACGCGAGATTTCTTCTCCAAACCGATCGGCTCACTTTGCACCTGGGCGAACAACGCTATAACCTGCGCTCCCACGAAGGAGTTTTGCCAACAAGGCGCGATGGATACCGACAACGCCGAAACTCTTGCGCCACGCGAGCCCTCCTGCCCACTCGTCGGCCGAGAACGTGAGCTCGACGTGCTCGCCGATGCTCTCCGCGCTACGTCCGATCGCAACGAAACGCGCATCGTCACCCTCGTTGGTCCCGCAGGCATCGGGAAAACCCGGCTCATTACAGAGTTCGTCGATGCGCTTGCTCGAGACCCAACCAAACCGCGCGTTTTCTCGGGAAGCGCTCGCAACGCCGCCGTCTCGTTCTCCCTCTTCGCACGCCTCTTCCGTTCCCGCTTCAACCTCGAACGCGGCATGGATCCAGACCTGTGCCGCGCCGCGCTGAAACGCGAAGTCGCAGCCGTCCTCGAACCGCACCGCGTCAGCGATGCCGTGACGTTCCTGGGACAACTCTTGGGTTTGCCCGAGGACGAGAGTCCTCTCACGCGCGCCATGAGCGACGATCCGCACGAAGTGGAGCTTGCGCGGCGCGCCGTGTTGAAGTCGTTTTTCGAAGCCGATGCGCACAAGAGCCCGCTCGTGCTCGTCTTCGAAGACCTGCACGAAGCGCATGAAGACGCGATGTCCTTGCTTCGGTACTTGCTCGAGTACCTCACGGGACAAATCCTCGTTTTGTGCAGCGGTCGCGATGGTCTCGTCGATTGGCACGAAGACTGGGGACGAGTTGGCGAACGCAGACACACGGTGCTGGAGCTCGGGACGCTAGGTGATCGAGATGCGCAGCGCGTGGCTCAGTCGATGATCGCGCGTTACGCGGGAAGTGCGGAAGCTCCGGCGGCGGTCGTGTCGACGGCGTGTGCATTTGCGCGCGGGAATCCGGGGCTCATCGCGCAGATGATCGACATCTACAAAGCGGAAGGTGTCATCGAAGAAGTCGCTGGGCTGGACGGCACGACGGAGTTTGTCCTGCACGCCGACAAGCTCGACAAAGCGCACCTGCCTGCGACGGTCGAAGACGCGATCGCAGCGCGCATCGCGTCGCTCGACGATGAAGAACGCACGGTGCTCGAACATGCGGCATCAATGGGTGGAACGTTCTGGAGCGGAGCGCTCGTCGCGCTTGCACGCATGGGCATGGAAGCGCCCGACTTGTGGGTGGACGAAGTGTCGGAGGATGTCGCGAGGATCGAGCGGCTCCTCGGTGGTTTGTCCAAGTACGCGTGGATCGAACGACGCGCGGGGACGATCTTTCCAGGCTCGGTCGAGTACGCATGGATGCGCAGCGAGGAGCGGGATGCGATCACTGCGGGCATCACGTCGGAGATGCGCATGCGGTACAACGGCGTCATCGCCGACTGGATGGAGCATCAGCCAGGCGTGCGTACGAACGAGGAGCGCATCGCGGCGCTTGCGCGTCATCGCGAGCAAGCTGGTGAAGCGATTCAAGCGGGTCTCGCGTACCTCGAAGCGGCGCGTGTTGCGCGGCGCAGGTACGCCAACGGTCGAGCATGCGAGTACTACCAGCGCGGCCTCGAGCTGCTTGGGGACACGCACGATGGTGCGCGCATCGATGCGC of Polyangiaceae bacterium contains these proteins:
- a CDS encoding tetratricopeptide repeat protein produces the protein MDTDNAETLAPREPSCPLVGRERELDVLADALRATSDRNETRIVTLVGPAGIGKTRLITEFVDALARDPTKPRVFSGSARNAAVSFSLFARLFRSRFNLERGMDPDLCRAALKREVAAVLEPHRVSDAVTFLGQLLGLPEDESPLTRAMSDDPHEVELARRAVLKSFFEADAHKSPLVLVFEDLHEAHEDAMSLLRYLLEYLTGQILVLCSGRDGLVDWHEDWGRVGERRHTVLELGTLGDRDAQRVAQSMIARYAGSAEAPAAVVSTACAFARGNPGLIAQMIDIYKAEGVIEEVAGLDGTTEFVLHADKLDKAHLPATVEDAIAARIASLDDEERTVLEHAASMGGTFWSGALVALARMGMEAPDLWVDEVSEDVARIERLLGGLSKYAWIERRAGTIFPGSVEYAWMRSEERDAITAGITSEMRMRYNGVIADWMEHQPGVRTNEERIAALARHREQAGEAIQAGLAYLEAARVARRRYANGRACEYYQRGLELLGDTHDGARIDALHAYGDVLQSMGYVDDAMAAFRGMLTLAYRLDMKPKGGAAHNRIGRLFREMGVLDEGERHLTTALALFEASGDERGVASTIDDVGKIAWLKGEYVQALQMFRDGLARRRKLGDRRSIALSLNNLGLALQDSGQFRDALDAFEQSLQLRRDVGDLVGVVTTLNNLGTIAEERRNYQKALTLFEEALDVAQQIGDRNKIALVLTNIGTTHYRSGEPEKAIGVLMRAEGLCDELGDRLKLAETLRALGKAYLMQSDLDKARECIGRAVDLFASVRSKVHLAAALRTLGEITAAGGWGSAHTTSAREYFDRAVAIFEQSGNEVELARTFKTYARFLQRNPELAKDEQAQREATAMESRADQIFGRLERTSSSKSETPPPPN
- a CDS encoding type II toxin-antitoxin system mRNA interferase toxin, RelE/StbE family, whose amino-acid sequence is MIRLVVISKLAQKQLRKVPDHVALKLAAWVEAVEHDGLEEVRKIPGFHDEPLRGQRKGQRSIRLSKAYRAIYEIRANGMIDFVSVEEVNKHDY
- a CDS encoding helix-turn-helix transcriptional regulator — translated: MTTRRKTGKSSATRFLEDLAGRPLTFGSLVEAIRAGEGLTQAEFARQLGMSRSHLCDIEKGRKAVSLTRAAQLAKTLGYSEKQFVRLALQKLVDEAGLKLVVKVEAA